From the Carassius carassius chromosome 45, fCarCar2.1, whole genome shotgun sequence genome, one window contains:
- the LOC132127350 gene encoding uncharacterized protein LOC132127350 — translation MISTRTVCFVYFALLFGSAHADEQGNETTNTDTTVSKEDNNSVRTDNTSMTMDTKVSLTTYNNNRNSSKLNNAMEISLDKFCTPATPKPEDGHCIFFLPTHKHSLQLIVAALTVGCLALLLTTLICACQVCHLRGIISSLQSRYDSIDRHARREKSESPCRDECQVDRHPTETCFMLSEVTTAQEEREEDQENKTEEKNDTDQPSTEPPVMDPNGDITQENSPKSDAKAPESSDTGE, via the coding sequence ATGATAAGTACCAGAACcgtttgttttgtgtattttgcatTGCTCTTCGGATCGGCACATGCTGATGAGCAAGGAAATGAAACCACCAACACCGACACAACGGTCTCAAAGGAAGACAATAATAGTGTAAGAACAGATAACACTTCTATGACAATGGACACAAAAGTGTCCTTGACAACATACAATAATAACAGAAATTCATCAAAACTAAACAATGCAATGGAAATATCTTTAGATAAATTCTGCACTCCGGCCACTCCTAAACCTGAGGATGGACACTGTATTTTCTTTCTACCAACTCATAAACATAGCCTGCAACTGATCGTGGCTGCTCTCACAGTGGGCTGCTTGGCATTGTTGCTGACCACGCTGATATGCGCCTGTCAGGTTTGTCACCTGAGAGGAATTATCTCTAGTCTCCAGTCTCGTTACGACAGCATTGACCGACATGCCAGAAGAGAAAAGAGTGAATCACCATGCCGGGATGAATGCCAAGTGGACAGGCATCCAACTGAGACCTGCTTCATGCTATCAGAGGTCACCACAGCACAAGAGGAGCGTGAAGAGGATCAGGAGAACAAGACTGAGGAGAAGAATGACACAGATCAGCCCAGCACTGAGCCGCCTGTGATGGACCCGAATGGAGACATCACCCAAGAGAACAGTCCTAAGTCTGATGCAAAAGCACCAGAGAGCTCCGACACAGGGGAGTGA